From one Sulfurihydrogenibium sp. genomic stretch:
- a CDS encoding YifB family Mg chelatase-like AAA ATPase, with protein sequence MLSVVKSGGTYGINGYVVDVEVNISQGLPQFTVVGLPDTAVKESRERVRSAIENIGYKFPVKKITVNLAPADVLKIGTLYDLPISVGILASSGIINENDLKDTAFIGELALNGDLRGVKGVLPIAIKLKEAGFKRFIVPLENEEEAAIVNGLDVYGFSNLKEIVMFLNGDLEKQPKKVDVDEVLECNLDHIGDFAEVKGQYTVKKALEIAAAGFHNLLMIGSPGSGKTMLARRFLSILPPLTFQEAIEVTKIHSIAGVLKDNIVRCRPFRAPHHTISDIALIGGGSFPKPGEVSLAHNGVLFLDELPEFKKSTLEVLRQPLEDKVVSISRASGKIEFPANFQLIAAANPCPCGYKLDPKKECRCTPAEIKRYLGKISGPLLDRIDLAVTVLPVAPEELANKPEGEPSAKIRDRVLKAVEIQRNRFKNENIKFNSQMTPTHIEEYGNITKEAKDVMLNATKRFNLTARSFHKVLKVARTIADLENSEKVLPKHVFEAINYKVNENLF encoded by the coding sequence ATGCTTTCTGTTGTCAAAAGTGGTGGAACGTATGGAATAAATGGCTATGTTGTAGATGTTGAAGTAAATATCTCTCAAGGACTGCCACAGTTTACAGTTGTAGGACTGCCTGACACGGCAGTAAAGGAGAGTAGAGAAAGGGTCAGGTCTGCAATAGAGAATATAGGATACAAATTTCCGGTCAAAAAAATTACAGTAAACCTTGCACCGGCAGACGTATTAAAAATAGGGACGTTGTATGACCTGCCAATATCCGTAGGCATTTTAGCATCTTCCGGAATAATTAACGAGAACGATTTAAAAGATACAGCTTTTATTGGTGAGCTTGCTTTAAATGGAGACTTAAGAGGTGTTAAAGGCGTATTACCGATTGCAATCAAGCTAAAAGAAGCCGGTTTTAAAAGATTTATAGTTCCATTAGAAAATGAAGAAGAGGCAGCAATTGTAAATGGTCTTGATGTTTATGGATTTTCTAATCTTAAAGAAATTGTGATGTTCTTAAACGGTGATTTAGAAAAACAGCCTAAAAAGGTAGATGTTGATGAAGTTTTAGAATGTAATTTAGACCATATAGGAGATTTTGCAGAAGTAAAAGGGCAGTATACAGTCAAAAAGGCTCTTGAAATTGCAGCGGCAGGATTTCATAATCTGCTAATGATTGGCTCGCCAGGCTCGGGTAAAACCATGCTTGCAAGAAGATTTTTATCAATACTGCCACCACTTACATTCCAAGAAGCAATAGAAGTAACAAAAATACACAGCATAGCAGGAGTTTTGAAAGACAATATTGTAAGATGTAGGCCATTTAGAGCACCACACCATACGATTAGCGATATTGCACTTATTGGTGGGGGAAGTTTTCCAAAACCCGGTGAAGTGTCTTTGGCACACAACGGTGTTTTGTTTTTAGACGAACTACCAGAATTTAAGAAATCCACCTTAGAAGTTTTAAGACAACCACTTGAAGATAAGGTTGTTTCTATATCAAGGGCATCAGGAAAAATAGAATTTCCTGCAAATTTTCAGCTTATAGCAGCAGCTAACCCTTGCCCATGTGGCTATAAGCTTGACCCTAAGAAAGAATGTAGATGTACACCGGCAGAAATAAAAAGGTATCTCGGCAAAATCTCAGGACCACTTTTAGATAGAATAGACTTGGCAGTAACGGTTTTACCGGTAGCACCAGAAGAGCTTGCAAACAAGCCAGAAGGCGAACCTTCGGCTAAAATAAGGGATAGAGTTTTAAAAGCAGTAGAGATACAAAGAAACAGATTTAAGAATGAAAACATCAAATTTAACAGTCAAATGACACCAACCCATATTGAAGAGTATGGGAATATCACAAAAGAAGCCAAAGATGTAATGCTAAATGCTACAAAAAGATTTAATCTTACAGCAAGAAGCTTTCATAAAGTTTTGAAAGTGGCAAGGACAATAGCAGATTTAGAAAACAGCGAAAAAGTCTTACCTAAGCATGTTTTTGAAGCTATAAATTATAAAGTAAATGAAAATCTGTTTTAG
- a CDS encoding ABC transporter ATP-binding protein, translating into MDSSRQPLLKVENLTKRYLIKKGFFNKNYFTAVNNVSFELNTGQVLGLVGESGSGKSTIGKLILNLIKPDEGKILYKGIDITNNLSKDLRREISIIFQDPRTSLNPRFKIYDILEEPLMVHNIPKNERKDIVVKTIKSVELDETFLDRYPHELSGGQRQRVAIARAIILNPKLIIADEPTSALDVTVQLQIVNLLERLKNEKNISFIFISHDLNVVGKLSDYVVVLYKGKIMEKGVKSDIIENPLHPYTKILFESLPPHHPKYRKTIISIIEQDDESFDGCEFYNRCPIKKDECKTKPNYKNINGREVYCHFV; encoded by the coding sequence ATGGATAGTAGTAGGCAGCCGCTTTTAAAGGTTGAAAATCTTACTAAAAGATATCTTATAAAAAAAGGGTTTTTCAATAAAAATTATTTCACAGCTGTCAATAACGTATCCTTTGAGTTAAACACAGGTCAAGTTTTAGGGCTTGTTGGAGAATCCGGAAGCGGAAAATCTACCATCGGAAAGCTTATTCTAAACCTTATCAAGCCGGATGAAGGAAAGATTTTATATAAAGGCATAGATATTACAAACAATCTATCAAAAGATTTAAGAAGAGAAATATCCATCATATTCCAAGACCCAAGAACATCCTTAAACCCAAGATTTAAAATCTACGATATTTTAGAAGAGCCTTTAATGGTTCATAATATACCAAAAAATGAAAGAAAAGATATTGTAGTCAAAACTATAAAATCTGTTGAATTAGATGAAACATTTTTAGATAGATATCCACACGAGCTTTCCGGTGGTCAAAGGCAGAGAGTAGCCATTGCAAGAGCTATTATTCTTAATCCAAAGCTAATAATTGCAGATGAGCCAACATCCGCCCTTGATGTTACAGTTCAATTACAAATTGTAAATCTTTTAGAGAGACTAAAAAATGAGAAAAATATAAGCTTTATTTTTATATCTCACGATTTAAACGTAGTTGGAAAGCTATCTGATTATGTAGTTGTATTATACAAAGGCAAAATCATGGAGAAAGGAGTAAAAAGCGATATTATAGAAAATCCGTTGCATCCATACACAAAAATATTATTTGAAAGCCTGCCACCACATCATCCAAAATACAGAAAGACAATAATAAGCATTATAGAGCAAGACGATGAAAGCTTTGATGGTTGTGAATTTTACAATCGTTGCCCAATCAAAAAAGATGAATGTAAAACAAAGCCAAACTATAAAAATATAAATGGGAGAGAGGTATACTGCCATTTTGTCTGA
- a CDS encoding hemolysin family protein, translated as MEALIIFLVILTAGFFAAIESSFFSLDRIKIRKLANTGSKSAKLVEFLRNHPKELVITFLIGNELANITATSLIASFTINHFGKEYLAATALVSALLLLSLGDITPKLIGTNYPEKYALITARPFYLFYILITPFRIVFLKFTTFVLNKLGLELATHEHKITEEDLKFIIHQSAEHKILSEEETELIFNTFELSEISITEIMVPRRDIFAVEKGISVKELAKILEGKDYSKIPVYEDNLDNVVGVIYLKDILFLIYEGKEEKIDSFIKPILFLPEFTTVLDAMKKFNESKQNIAIVVDEHGTTVGLITYKDLIETIVGDIPEEYEPQEATIKQISDSVWIVSGKEDVTFLTDELGIILPEDYDYDTIAGFILDYLKRFPEENEEFIVQDYKFKVLEMSSNRIEKVMIERLETPNSNGEEND; from the coding sequence ATGGAAGCTTTAATAATATTCTTGGTTATTTTAACAGCAGGGTTTTTTGCTGCCATAGAATCTTCGTTTTTTTCCTTAGATAGGATAAAAATAAGAAAATTAGCAAATACTGGCTCAAAATCTGCAAAGCTTGTAGAGTTTTTAAGAAACCATCCAAAGGAGCTTGTAATTACATTTTTAATAGGTAATGAGCTTGCAAACATTACAGCAACATCTTTAATAGCATCATTCACCATAAACCATTTTGGAAAAGAGTATTTAGCAGCTACCGCATTAGTGAGTGCATTACTTTTACTTAGTCTTGGAGATATAACGCCAAAGCTTATCGGAACAAATTACCCAGAAAAGTATGCATTAATAACTGCAAGACCTTTTTATCTGTTTTACATTTTAATAACACCTTTTAGAATTGTTTTTTTAAAATTTACAACTTTCGTCTTAAACAAACTTGGATTAGAGCTTGCTACCCACGAACACAAAATCACAGAAGAAGACTTAAAATTCATCATCCATCAGTCAGCCGAACATAAGATTCTGTCAGAAGAAGAAACAGAGTTAATTTTTAATACTTTTGAACTATCAGAGATTTCAATAACCGAGATAATGGTCCCAAGAAGAGATATATTTGCTGTAGAAAAAGGAATTTCAGTAAAAGAGTTAGCAAAAATATTAGAGGGTAAAGATTACAGTAAAATTCCTGTTTATGAAGATAATCTTGATAATGTGGTTGGAGTTATTTATCTAAAAGATATTTTATTTTTAATCTATGAGGGAAAAGAAGAAAAGATAGACAGCTTTATAAAGCCAATCTTATTTTTACCAGAATTTACAACTGTCTTAGATGCAATGAAAAAATTTAACGAATCAAAGCAGAATATAGCCATCGTAGTAGATGAGCATGGTACAACCGTTGGACTTATTACATACAAAGATTTGATTGAGACAATCGTCGGAGACATACCGGAGGAGTATGAACCACAAGAAGCAACAATAAAACAAATTTCAGATAGTGTATGGATTGTTTCCGGTAAGGAAGATGTTACATTCTTAACAGATGAGCTTGGAATTATATTGCCAGAAGACTATGACTATGACACCATAGCAGGTTTTATTCTTGACTATTTAAAAAGATTTCCGGAAGAAAATGAAGAGTTCATCGTTCAAGATTACAAATTTAAAGTTTTAGAAATGAGCTCAAACAGAATAGAAAAGGTAATGATAGAGAGATTAGAAACTCCAAACTCTAACGGGGAAGAAAATGATTAG
- the gspC gene encoding type II secretion system protein GspC produces the protein MIKFDIPISPPKIQEQKFDYNSLISKYEIFEAKEKSKIQPSANINNIQLIGTAIGFKNLAIIKLDGKTHIVSQGQNINGIRILNIGRDFILVESDGKTEKITFKTKAGQTTSSNNKPLNLPPLDKVLSNSIIPKSEIEKLTADPGVMLTQIRLIPVVENGQTKGFRFDWIQDGSLFQKMGIQVGDILVAINNQKINSGEDAFRILQMLRNESSIKVTIVRNGQLMDMSYFIN, from the coding sequence ATGATAAAATTCGATATTCCAATTAGTCCACCAAAAATACAAGAACAAAAGTTTGATTACAACTCCTTGATATCAAAATACGAAATCTTTGAAGCAAAAGAAAAGTCAAAGATACAACCATCAGCAAACATAAATAACATTCAGCTAATAGGTACGGCTATTGGTTTTAAAAACTTAGCCATCATAAAACTTGACGGTAAAACCCATATAGTATCACAAGGACAAAATATAAACGGAATAAGAATTTTAAACATTGGCAGAGATTTTATATTGGTAGAATCCGATGGTAAAACTGAAAAGATAACTTTTAAAACAAAAGCAGGGCAGACAACTTCAAGCAATAATAAGCCTCTTAACCTACCACCATTAGATAAAGTATTAAGCAATAGTATAATACCAAAATCAGAGATAGAAAAACTTACAGCAGACCCTGGGGTTATGCTTACTCAAATCAGATTAATACCTGTTGTTGAAAACGGACAAACAAAAGGATTTAGATTTGATTGGATACAAGATGGAAGTTTATTCCAAAAAATGGGCATACAGGTTGGAGACATTTTGGTTGCAATAAACAATCAAAAGATAAACAGCGGCGAGGATGCTTTCAGAATTCTTCAAATGCTTAGAAATGAAAGCAGTATTAAAGTAACAATAGTTAGAAATGGTCAGCTTATGGATATGAGCTATTTTATTAACTGA
- a CDS encoding DUF5335 family protein: protein MIKKLDKSQWESFFDKLSRNLESKEAMIEVVGEEIGDQVETQTQPLIGLSYDPKDDEFVVTLEKHEHVIPQPKEIAIDEEVDGIKLIEVVEGDGTKHLIRLMSPLALPQ, encoded by the coding sequence ATGATAAAAAAGCTTGACAAATCTCAATGGGAAAGCTTCTTTGACAAATTATCAAGAAATCTTGAGTCAAAAGAAGCAATGATTGAAGTAGTAGGAGAAGAAATTGGTGATCAAGTTGAAACACAGACACAACCTTTAATTGGTCTATCTTACGACCCAAAGGATGATGAGTTTGTTGTTACGTTAGAAAAACATGAACATGTTATTCCACAACCTAAGGAAATTGCTATCGATGAAGAAGTTGATGGCATTAAGTTAATTGAAGTTGTAGAAGGTGATGGAACAAAACATCTAATTAGATTAATGTCGCCTTTAGCATTGCCACAATAA
- a CDS encoding M67 family metallopeptidase gives MLKIKKQHIEEIKRQAKEGYPYEVCGFLIGKMDYSLNTREVLEVIQVENQNKERANDRFDISPKDYMKVEQYADSKGLQIVGIYHSHPDHPDRPSQTDLQFALEDLSYIIVSVQNGEPVSYKSWYLENNKFVQEEVDES, from the coding sequence ATGCTTAAAATAAAAAAACAGCACATAGAAGAGATAAAAAGACAGGCAAAAGAGGGATATCCTTACGAGGTCTGTGGCTTTTTGATTGGAAAAATGGATTATTCATTGAACACAAGAGAAGTCTTAGAAGTTATCCAAGTAGAAAATCAAAACAAAGAAAGGGCAAATGACAGATTTGATATATCACCAAAAGATTATATGAAAGTTGAGCAGTATGCAGATAGTAAAGGTTTGCAAATTGTCGGAATTTATCATTCACACCCAGACCATCCGGATAGACCATCACAAACAGATTTGCAGTTTGCTTTAGAAGACTTATCTTATATCATAGTCTCAGTACAAAATGGAGAACCTGTATCCTACAAAAGCTGGTATTTAGAAAATAATAAATTTGTGCAAGAGGAAGTAGATGAAAGTTAA